The Anolis carolinensis isolate JA03-04 chromosome 2, rAnoCar3.1.pri, whole genome shotgun sequence genome contains the following window.
CCTCCCAATTTAGAATTCAaggtctttaatttttttttttaaaaaacacacacaaaagccaCCAGATTTTGACTTCACATAATAGTCGTACCTCCTTTTTACATGGGAaatagtgtgactattatgcagtgaaatgcGCTATTTCTTCTTTGCCATATTTCCCTCATATGCTCATGGATAAGTCGACTTGTATATGTGAAAGGCGGCTTTTGAGGCCaatgttatggattttgatacgacccatggataagtcgagggcCATTCCATGGAGAGCTAAAAGCACAAGTGCCCCCTACCATCGAGACATACTAAAAAGCCAAAAGAAGTGCCATGGCAAAGAAAGTAGAAGGGCCCAAAGCTCCTTTTAAGTTCTTCTGAGATGGACAACTCTCATGCCATTCACCCATCCCATCAAAGAAGGGGAATGGTTccatttttataagagttaagctacagtactcacattgctCAATGAACTCAGGGTTTCAGGGTTGAGTTTTTAACAAACATTTCTGTGTACATAGGGTATCTTCTTTACTCCAAGACTACATATGGTGTCTGGAAGTCTTTGGGCAAAGTTCTTTCCACACTCTAAGCATTTAGGTTTGTTTCCTCATGTGGATTCTTTGGTGGGAGCCAAGGCCTGCTTTCCGGGAAAAGCTCCctccgcactccaggcatttgtatggtttctctttCATGTGGATCTTTTCATGCACAGTCAGTTTCCCCCTcacactgaaactctttccacactccaggcatttatatggtttctctttCATGTGGCTCCTTTCATGCACAGTAAGTCCCCCCCTCACatggaagctctttccacattccacacatttatatggtttctctcccgtgtgggttCTTGTATGCACATTAAGGCTTTCTTTCGCACTGAAGCATTTTCCACACTCCAAACATTTgtacggtttctctcctgtgtgggttctaTTATGCTTATTAAGGTATTCTTTAACatggaagctctttccacaaACCAGGCATGTATATGGTTTCTTTCCTGAGTGGGTTCTTCTATGCTCAGTAAGGTTTCCTCTcatactgaagctctttccacactccatgcatttatatggtttctctccagtgtgggttcTTTTATGCAGATTAAGGCTTGCTCTAAAACTGAAGGACATTCCACACTCTACACAtttgaatggcttctctcctgtgtggattctaTTATGCTTAGCAAGGTATCCTTTTGAATGGAAactctttccgcactccaggcatttataaggtttctcttgcatgtgagtcctttcatgcgcTTTAAAATTTGTCCtcccactgaagctctttccacattccaagcatttatatggtttctctccagtgtgggttcTTCTGTGCACTTTAAGGCTTGCACTCAcagagaagctctttccaca
Protein-coding sequences here:
- the LOC134292306 gene encoding oocyte zinc finger protein XlCOF22-like, whose product is MFNCNTSAITSGDAPLYQKLERSMIGQQEAGGDLDAIKEEPGGDLDAIKEEPGGDLDAIKEEPVGDPDLIKEEAEEDLDVTPAGRSDGGPWVTAGEKTPLEVTLGHNGQPGPCKIQPAGEVKEVGSETKSGPPLRWVVKEEGNGNAMLHPLPPSSSGGLDRHKRNHKGEKRYKCEDCGKAFTENANLKVHRRIHTGEKPYKCLECGKNFTVRSQLTEHTRTHTGEKPYKCVECGRGCATKWKLNVHKRIHTGEKPYKCLECGKSFSVSASLKVHRRTHTGEKPYKCLECGKSFSGRTNFKAHERTHMQEKPYKCLECGKSFHSKGYLAKHNRIHTGEKPFKCVECGMSFSFRASLNLHKRTHTGEKPYKCMECGKSFSMRGNLTEHRRTHSGKKPYTCLVCGKSFHVKEYLNKHNRTHTGEKPYKCLECGKCFSAKESLNVHTRTHTGEKPYKCVECGKSFHVRGGLTVHERSHMKEKPYKCLECGKSFSVRGKLTVHEKIHMKEKPYKCLECGGSFSRKAGLGSHQRIHMRKQT